The following proteins are co-located in the Triplophysa dalaica isolate WHDGS20190420 chromosome 2, ASM1584641v1, whole genome shotgun sequence genome:
- the LOC130439422 gene encoding ras-related protein Rab-33B → MDSSLESSSSSQGHLARCSRTCKIIVIGDAGVGKTCLTHRFCTGQFPSRTEATIGLDFREKFLEIEGDQIRVQLWDTAGQERFRKSMVQHYYRNVHAVVFVFDVTNPSSFCNLPLWIDECRQQTLGQDVPRALVCNKADLASGTTSVLIEQGRHLAEVHRMFFYLTSAKGDQADQVDNIFVTLAQKSKNQRGQRVNECVSLSSRAVTENKIPAGKKTDVRKKWACF, encoded by the exons ATGGACTCGTCACTGGAGAGCTCGAGCTCATCTCAGGGTCACCTCGCGCGCTGTAGTCGCACCTGTAAGATCATCGTGATCGGAGACGCGGGTGTCGGTAAAACCTGTCTGACCCACCGCTTCTGCACCGGACAGTTTCCCAGCAGAACTGAAGCGACGATCGGGCTCGACTTCCGTGAGAAATTTCTTGAGATAGAGGGCGATCAAATCAGA GTGCAACTGTGGGACACGGCAGGACAGGAGCGTTTCCGCAAAAGCATGGTGCAGCACTATTATCGCAATGTGCACGCCGTCGTCTTCGTCTTTGATGTCACTAACCCTTCCAGTTTCTGCAATCTGCCACTGTGGATAGATGAGTGCCGTCAACAGACCCTCGGTCAGGATGTACCCCGTGCTCTTGTTTGCAATAAAGCCGACCTGGCTTCAGGGACTACTTCAGTTTTAATCGAGCAGGGTCGTCACTTGGCTGAAGTCCACAGGATGTTTTTTTACCTCACTTCAGCCAAAGGGGACCAGGCGGACCAGGTGGACAATATCTTTGTGACTTTGGCACAGAAGTCGAAGAACCAGAGGGGACAGAGAGTGAATGAATGTGTGTCGCTGTCCAGCAGAGCAgttacagaaaacaaaatccCAGCAGGAAAGAAAACAGACGTAAGAAAGAAGTGGGCCTGCTTTTAG
- the naa15b gene encoding N-alpha-acetyltransferase 15, NatA auxiliary subunit b, with protein MPTVTLPPKENALFKRILRCYEHKQYRNGLKFCKQILSNPKFSEHGETLAMKGLTLNCLGKKEEAYELVRRGLRNDLKSHVCWHVYGLLQRSDKKYDEAIKCYRNALKWDKDNLQILRDLSLLQIQMRDLEGYRETRYQLLQLRPAQRASWIGYAIAYHLLGDYEMAAKIIEEFRKTQQTSPDKVDYEYSELLLYQNQVLREAGLMREALEHLTTYEKQICDKLAVEETKGELLLSLERYEEAADVYRRLQERNPENWSYYHGLENAFKPASVEEKLKIYEEAWEKYPKGLVPRRLPLSFLSGEKFRECLDRYLRMNFSKGCPPVFTTLRSLYQDKEKVSIIEELVVGYETSLRTCRMFSPDDDGKEEPPTTLLWVQYFLAQHYDQISQHSMALEYINAGIESTPTLIELFLVKAKIYKHAGNIREAARWMDEAQALDTADRFINSKCAKYLLKAGLVKEAEEMCAKFTREGASAVENLNEMQCMWFQTECALAYKSMKKYGEALKKCHEIERHFVEITDDQFDFHTYCMRKMTLRSYVDLLKLEDVLRMHPFYFKASHTAIQIYLNLHDNPLIDDSKELQADTGNLTDKELKKLRNKQRRALKKAQIEEEKKNAEKEKQLKNQKKKKEDDDEEVGGPKEELVPEKLARVENPLDEAVKFLTPLKNLVKKKIETHLLAFEIYFRKEKFLLMLQSLKRAYTIDPDHPWLHQCVVRFFKGVSESKDVPESVSMVLGQEISRLFGDSNAKSFNQAFLTKHSNSIPHRVAAAKMMFYLEPSTQKKAVELAIALDESLSNRSIEICTEVLESLRDGKLGDAKETAESYRAECQKIYPYTLAFMPPGYEENMKIAVNGDVSTETEELANDM; from the exons GCTGGCACGTGTACGGTCTACTCCAGAGGTCTGACAAGAAGTACGATGAGGCTATTAAGTGCTACAGGAACGCACTGAAATGGGACAAAGACAACCTGCAGATCCTGCGAGATCTTTCCCTGCTTCAGATCCAGATGAGAGACCTGGAGGGTTACCGG GAGACCCGGTATCAACTGCTACAGTTGCGACCGGCCCAGCGAGCATCATGGATTGGTTACGCCATCGCGTATCACCTCTTGGGGGACTATGAGATGGCGGCTAAAATCATTGAGGAGtttagaaaaacacaacag acaTCCCCTGATAAGGTGGATTATGAGTACAGCGAGCTGCTGCTTTATCAGAATCAGGTGTTGAGGGAGGCCGGGCTCATGAGAGAAGCTCTGGAGCATCTCACCACATACGAGAAACAAATCTGTGATAAACTGGCGGTGGAGGAGACCAAAG GAGAGCTGCTGTTGAGTCTGGAACGTTATGAGGAGGCAGCGGATGTGTACAGACGACTGCAGGAGAGAAATCCAGAGAACTGGTCTTACTACCATGGCCTGGAGAACGCCTTCAAGCCTG CAAGCGTAGAGGAGAAGCTGAAGATTTATGAGGAAGCGTGGGAGAAATACCCAAAAGGCCTTGTACCTCGCAGATTACCACTTAGCTTCCTGTCTG GTGAGAAGTTTCGGGAGTGTCTGGATAGATATTTAAGAATGAACTTTAGTAAAGGATGTCCTCCAGTCTTCACTACACTCAGATCTCTCTACCAGGACAAAGAAAAG GTGTCAATAATTGAAGAATTAGTTGTTGGTTATGAAACATCTTTGCGTACCTGTCGAATGTTCAGCCCGGATG ATGATGGCAAAGAGGAGCCGCCCACTACGTTACTCTGGGTTCAGTACTTCCTGGCTCAGCACTATGATCAAATTTCTCAGCACAGCATGGCCCTTGAATATATCAACGCTGGTATTGAGAGCACACCTACTCTGATAGAGCTTTTCCTTGTTAAAGCCAAGATATACAAG CATGCTGGGAACATCCGGGAAGCAGCCCGCTGGATGGATGAAGCTCAGGCCCTGGACACAGCTGACCGCTTCATCAACTCCAAATGCGCCAAGTACCTGCTTAAAGCAGGCCTGGTCAAAGAAGCTGAGGAAATGTGCGCCAAGTTTACAAGG GAGGGAGCGTCTGCCGTAGAGAATTTGAATGAGATGCAGTGTATGTGGTTTCAGACTGAATGTGCTCTGGCCTACAAATCTATGAAGAAATATGGAGAAGCtcttaaaaaatgtcatgagATTGAGAGG CATTTTGTAGAGATAACCGACGACCAGTTTGACTTCCATACATACTGCATGCGAAAGATGACGCTGCGCTCCTACGTGGACCTACTGAAGCTCGAGGACGTGTTACGTATGCACCCGTTCTACTTCAAAGCCTCACACACCGCCATCCAAATCTACCTCAACCTTCACGACAACCCGCTTATCGATGACAGCAAAGAGCTACAGGCCGATACTG GGAATCTTACTGACAAAGAGCTGAAGAAGTTAAGGAACAAGCAACGGAGAGCACTGAAGAAAGCACAGATAGAAGAAGAGAAAAAGAACGCAGAGAAGGAGAAACAGCTAAAGAaccagaagaagaagaaagaggaTGACGACGAAGAGGTTGGAGGACCCAAGGAGGAACTTGTACCAGAGAAACTGGCCAGG gtGGAAAACCCATTAGATGAAGCTGTAAAGTTTCTAACACCCTTGAAAAATCTAGTGAAGAAGAAGATAGAAACGCACCTCCTGGCCTTTGAGATCTACTTTAGGAAAG AAAAATTCCTGTTAATGTTGCAATCGTTGAAGAGGGCCTATACCATAGACCCAGACCATCCCTGGcttcaccagtgtgtagttcGCTTCTTTAAAGGAG TATCGGAAAGTAAAGACGTACCAGAATCAGTGAGCATGGTGCTGGGGCAGGAAATCTCCAGGCTGTTTGGAGACAGTAATGCCAAGAGCTTCAACCAGGCCTTCCTCACCAAGCACTCCAATTCCATCCCTCACCGTGTAGCAG CTGCcaaaatgatgttttacttGGAAccttcaacacaaaagaaagcaGTTGAACTGGCTATAGCACTTGACGAATCCCTGAGTAACAGAAGTATTGAG ATCTGTACAGAGGTTTTGGAAAGCCTGCGTGATGGTAAACTTGGAGACGCTAAAGAAACTGCCGAGTCATACCGGGCGGAGTGTCAGAAGATCTACCCCTACACCCTGGCCTTCATGCCCCCGGGCTACGAGGAAAACATGAAGATTGCGGTCAACGGAGACGTCTCCACAGAAACCGAAGAGCTGGCCAATGACATGTGA